A single window of Pirellulales bacterium DNA harbors:
- the hisA gene encoding 1-(5-phosphoribosyl)-5-[(5-phosphoribosylamino)methylideneamino]imidazole-4-carboxamide isomerase, producing the protein MQIWPAIDLRGGKCVRLQQGDYGRETVFAENPADMARQLVEAGAECLHVVDLDGAREGKPLNLESIRAIAGAVEVPWELGGGIRDEATIRSLIDDVGLARLVIGTRAVEEPEWFRKMAQEFPGKLVLGIDAREGLVATDGWLKTSGKSAIDFAKQFEEEPLAAIIYTDIARDGMLDGPNVEGNRAMKEAVRLPVVASGGVTSAADIAALAKIPMAGCIIGRALYEGKMTLGEALAAAQGQGLKV; encoded by the coding sequence ATGCAGATTTGGCCAGCCATCGACTTGCGCGGCGGCAAATGCGTCCGCCTTCAACAGGGGGACTATGGCCGGGAAACCGTGTTTGCTGAAAACCCCGCCGACATGGCCCGACAGTTGGTCGAGGCCGGCGCCGAGTGTTTGCACGTGGTCGATTTGGACGGGGCGCGAGAAGGCAAGCCGCTGAATTTGGAGAGCATTCGGGCGATTGCCGGGGCGGTGGAAGTGCCGTGGGAACTGGGGGGCGGGATTCGAGATGAGGCCACGATTCGCTCGCTCATAGACGACGTGGGGTTGGCCCGGCTGGTCATCGGCACGCGGGCCGTAGAGGAACCCGAATGGTTCCGGAAAATGGCGCAGGAGTTTCCCGGCAAGCTGGTGTTGGGAATCGACGCGCGGGAGGGGCTGGTCGCGACAGACGGCTGGCTGAAAACGAGTGGCAAGTCGGCGATCGATTTTGCCAAGCAGTTCGAAGAGGAACCACTGGCGGCGATTATTTACACGGATATTGCGCGCGACGGAATGTTGGACGGGCCCAACGTGGAAGGGAATCGGGCGATGAAGGAAGCGGTGCGTTTGCCGGTGGTGGCATCCGGAGGAGTGACCAGCGCGGCGGACATCGCGGCGCTGGCGAAAATTCCGATGGCGGGTTGCATTATCGGGCGGGCTTTGTACGAAGGGAAAATGACACTTGGGGAGGCGTTGGCGGCGGCGCAAGGGCAAGGCTTGAAGGTGTAA